A window of Desulfofundulus luciae contains these coding sequences:
- a CDS encoding AAA family ATPase, whose amino-acid sequence MRPVELRLAGLHSYRQEEVVDFEALCERGIFGIFGPTGSGKSTILDAVTLALFGEVKRASRGREGIINQQSEQARVAFTFEVGRGEGRCRYRVERVLRKSGDFGAHTRECRLVRIDPDGERVLADGADQVKTEVQRLLGLTADDFTRAVVLPQGRFAEFLALRPADRNQMLERIFELDRFGEQLKKRVSDAGAKVQAGLDRVEAEQRGLGDCSPQALERARQALEKNRAARREAEQNLQAIRRRLEEAREIRQAQEQRANLQRRLQELQAAEAQVRWTEERLERAARAETLRGLLEEYGRLEKDLEKRREGLRSLQEELARREEAARAAGEEAGRVRRQWEERGPALLRQQARLEQAREQEKELDTWLEQQARDQKQLDRWELAGQDLGKQQEELASRLAWGEQRLAELQELREQFQVTLEEAEQARCALDLYRELSRLGQEVKKMEGERDEAGRDLAALQQRETELAREVQGLERELKRHEEGLEHLQGNPPVPEGYLEKRAGEIQDLRHRIEALQELAARYQKLQEEHRQVRERLALLQHERETRGQEAAALRLALEEAGGALDRARQQLEEARRRNMAAALARTLEAGRTCPVCGSTHHPSPASPAGTELTPYEEAVEAAEEEQARRRDEWQECEKKIVQLETEIAALKLREEQLAGEKEQVGAEGKRLRGELPAEWQGVPVQDLPARLQRAEQAYQEQQRAWRDWQQHLKEALDRKEELRRRLDEQRPALARLQSDRAGLARQVDVLCRHLGEKGAEQQAVREKLRLFLEVLGLADPEQVPGYWDALREKQQKHRRCQDEMAGLEAELKDLAGRLQQLKDDLRDLVVKEEALKVTLAGRAEQIRRLRAELHEFTGGLRVQEALEQVQEELSLLQGAVARAEEESQKATEAFQRVRLELKGEEQTCAALQERLEDLYRRLERSARENHFASPAEAKDALLDPQEREELTSQVKKHRQEEQVLLKGLQEVEARLKGMRVDEGEWHRLQEELRAAEEALGLAQQQEGAAGVLLQKLQENQQRWAVLEGERQQLARRAALLRELEGLLRGRALVEFMARRRLENLVALATERLGRLTGYRYALELDGQGGFILRDEGNGGLKRPVSTLSGGETFLVSLALALALSDQIQRRGRAPLEFFFLDEGFGSLDEQCLEAVMDTLERLPLERVAIGLISHLPQLKSRLPRRLVVEPARPGGPGSRVRLELA is encoded by the coding sequence TTGAGGCCGGTTGAACTGCGCCTGGCCGGGTTGCACAGCTACCGCCAGGAAGAGGTGGTGGACTTTGAGGCCCTGTGCGAGCGGGGGATCTTCGGTATTTTCGGTCCCACCGGCAGCGGCAAGTCCACCATCCTGGATGCGGTTACCCTGGCCCTCTTCGGGGAGGTGAAGCGGGCCAGCCGGGGCAGGGAGGGAATTATCAACCAGCAGAGCGAACAGGCCCGGGTGGCCTTCACCTTTGAAGTGGGCCGGGGTGAGGGACGGTGCCGCTACCGGGTGGAACGGGTGCTGCGCAAAAGCGGCGATTTTGGTGCCCATACCCGGGAATGCCGGCTGGTGCGCATCGACCCGGATGGGGAAAGGGTACTGGCGGATGGAGCCGACCAGGTAAAAACAGAAGTTCAAAGGCTGCTGGGACTCACCGCGGACGACTTCACCCGGGCGGTGGTCCTGCCCCAGGGCCGTTTTGCCGAGTTTCTGGCCCTGCGGCCGGCGGACCGGAACCAGATGCTGGAGCGCATTTTTGAACTCGACCGGTTCGGCGAGCAGTTAAAGAAACGGGTAAGCGATGCCGGGGCCAAAGTGCAGGCAGGCCTGGACAGGGTAGAGGCGGAGCAGAGGGGTCTGGGCGACTGTTCACCCCAGGCCCTGGAGAGGGCCCGTCAGGCCCTGGAAAAGAACCGGGCGGCCCGCCGGGAGGCAGAACAAAACCTGCAGGCGATCCGCAGGCGGCTGGAGGAGGCCCGCGAGATCCGCCAGGCCCAGGAACAGCGGGCCAACCTGCAGCGCCGGCTGCAGGAACTCCAGGCCGCGGAAGCGCAGGTGCGCTGGACCGAGGAACGCCTGGAACGGGCGGCCCGGGCCGAAACCCTTCGCGGGTTGCTGGAAGAGTACGGGCGCCTGGAAAAAGACCTGGAGAAGCGCCGGGAAGGGCTGCGCTCTTTGCAGGAAGAACTGGCACGGCGGGAGGAGGCTGCCCGGGCGGCGGGGGAAGAGGCCGGGCGGGTGCGGCGGCAGTGGGAGGAAAGGGGTCCGGCCCTTTTAAGGCAGCAGGCGCGGCTGGAACAGGCCCGGGAGCAGGAAAAGGAGCTGGACACCTGGCTGGAGCAGCAAGCCAGGGATCAAAAACAATTAGACCGGTGGGAGCTGGCCGGGCAGGACCTGGGGAAGCAGCAGGAAGAACTTGCTTCCCGGCTGGCCTGGGGGGAGCAGCGGCTGGCCGAACTGCAGGAACTGCGGGAACAGTTCCAGGTTACCCTGGAGGAAGCCGAGCAGGCCCGCTGTGCCCTGGACCTGTACCGGGAGCTGTCCCGGCTGGGCCAGGAAGTAAAAAAGATGGAAGGGGAGCGGGATGAGGCGGGTCGTGATCTTGCCGCGCTGCAGCAGCGGGAGACGGAACTGGCCCGGGAAGTGCAGGGGCTGGAACGTGAGCTGAAGCGGCACGAAGAGGGTTTGGAACACCTGCAGGGAAACCCGCCCGTACCGGAGGGTTACCTGGAAAAACGGGCCGGTGAAATACAGGACCTCAGGCACCGGATCGAGGCGCTGCAGGAACTGGCCGCCCGGTACCAGAAGCTCCAGGAGGAACACCGGCAGGTCAGGGAGCGGCTGGCATTACTGCAGCACGAGCGGGAAACCCGGGGGCAGGAGGCGGCGGCCCTGCGGCTGGCTCTGGAAGAAGCGGGCGGGGCACTGGACCGGGCGCGGCAGCAACTGGAGGAAGCCCGCCGCCGGAATATGGCCGCCGCCCTGGCCCGGACGCTGGAGGCGGGGCGGACCTGCCCGGTCTGCGGCTCGACCCATCACCCCTCGCCCGCCTCCCCTGCGGGGACGGAACTCACCCCCTATGAGGAGGCGGTGGAAGCCGCAGAGGAGGAGCAGGCGCGGCGGCGGGATGAGTGGCAGGAGTGTGAAAAGAAAATCGTCCAGCTGGAAACGGAGATTGCGGCGTTAAAGCTCCGGGAGGAGCAGCTGGCGGGAGAAAAGGAGCAGGTTGGGGCGGAGGGCAAGCGTTTGCGGGGTGAGCTGCCGGCAGAATGGCAGGGGGTGCCGGTGCAGGATCTCCCGGCCCGGCTGCAAAGGGCGGAGCAGGCATATCAGGAGCAGCAGCGGGCCTGGCGCGACTGGCAGCAGCACTTAAAAGAAGCCCTGGACCGGAAAGAGGAACTGCGCCGCCGGCTGGATGAGCAGAGGCCCGCCCTCGCCCGCCTGCAGTCCGACCGGGCAGGCCTGGCCCGGCAGGTCGACGTCCTCTGCCGGCACCTGGGGGAAAAAGGGGCGGAGCAGCAGGCGGTCAGGGAAAAACTCCGGCTGTTTCTGGAGGTGCTGGGCCTGGCGGACCCGGAGCAGGTCCCGGGGTACTGGGATGCTTTAAGGGAGAAGCAGCAAAAGCACCGGCGCTGCCAGGACGAGATGGCAGGGCTGGAGGCGGAGTTAAAAGACCTGGCCGGGCGGCTTCAGCAGCTCAAGGATGACCTGCGGGACCTGGTGGTTAAAGAGGAGGCCCTGAAGGTCACCCTGGCGGGCAGGGCAGAACAGATCCGGCGGCTCCGGGCGGAGTTGCACGAGTTTACCGGCGGTTTGCGGGTGCAGGAGGCCCTGGAGCAGGTGCAGGAAGAGCTGTCCCTGCTGCAGGGGGCGGTGGCCCGGGCGGAGGAAGAAAGCCAGAAAGCGACTGAGGCCTTCCAGCGGGTCCGGCTGGAACTGAAGGGCGAAGAACAGACCTGTGCTGCCCTGCAGGAGCGGCTGGAGGACCTGTACCGGCGCCTGGAACGGTCGGCACGGGAGAACCATTTCGCCAGTCCCGCCGAGGCTAAAGACGCCCTGCTGGACCCGCAGGAGCGGGAGGAATTAACCAGTCAGGTGAAGAAACACCGTCAGGAGGAACAGGTGCTGCTGAAGGGGCTGCAGGAAGTGGAGGCCCGCCTGAAAGGCATGCGCGTGGACGAGGGAGAGTGGCATCGGCTGCAGGAAGAATTACGGGCCGCGGAAGAAGCCCTGGGCCTGGCCCAGCAGCAGGAAGGAGCGGCGGGGGTGCTGCTGCAAAAGCTGCAGGAAAACCAGCAGCGGTGGGCCGTCCTGGAAGGGGAGCGGCAGCAGCTGGCCCGGCGCGCTGCACTCCTGCGGGAGCTGGAAGGGCTTCTGCGGGGCAGGGCGCTGGTGGAGTTTATGGCCCGCCGGCGGCTGGAGAACCTGGTTGCCCTGGCTACGGAGCGGCTGGGCCGGCTCACCGGCTACCGCTACGCCCTGGAACTGGACGGGCAGGGCGGTTTCATCCTCCGGGACGAGGGCAACGGAGGCCTTAAGCGCCCTGTTTCCACCCTTTCGGGCGGCGAAACCTTCCTGGTATCTTTAGCCCTGGCGCTGGCCCTCTCGGATCAGATCCAGCGGCGGGGCCGGGCTCCCCTGGAGTTCTTCTTCCTGGATGAGGGCTTCGGTTCCCTGGATGAGCAGTGCCTGGAGGCGGTGATGGATACCCTGGAGCGCCTGCCCCTGGAACGGGTGGCCATCGGACTGATCAGCCACCTGCCCCAGCTGAAAAGCCGCCTGCCCCGCCGCCTGGTGGTCGAGCCGGCCCGGCCCGGGGGCCCGGGCAGCCGGGTCCGCCTGGAACTGGCGTGA
- a CDS encoding MBL fold metallo-hydrolase: protein MLPLHRIVVPTPYAVGPVNAYLIASRPYSLVDPGPDTREAREVLQKELNRLGVPLAEIERILLTHFHSDHSGLAHWIHSLTGAKVYIHPYDLKKLSGKNDFIGERMPFIREAGTPAEIIAEVLKDGDKLPRPFVPPGGAITATDGTEIPFEGGSLKAFHFPGHATGHLCFYDPAGKSLISGDFLLPRITPNPFLERDPVHPDRRAPSLRHYLQGLDRLTSMDIRRVWPGHGEVIDDYRQVVAMVREHHQARFDALVDLLGKYEPCSAFELSRITYPDLKGFNIFLGLSEVQAHLDVLVEEGRVKVEKKDGVAYYFLSKYSVKPL from the coding sequence TTGCTACCGTTACACAGGATAGTAGTACCCACCCCTTACGCGGTGGGACCGGTGAACGCCTATCTCATCGCCTCACGACCCTATTCTCTGGTGGATCCGGGGCCCGATACCCGGGAGGCCAGGGAAGTGTTGCAGAAAGAACTAAACCGTTTGGGTGTTCCCCTGGCCGAAATTGAACGGATTCTGCTCACCCATTTCCATTCGGATCACAGCGGCCTGGCCCACTGGATACACTCCCTGACGGGGGCAAAGGTATATATCCATCCCTATGATTTAAAGAAACTGAGCGGTAAAAACGATTTTATCGGGGAGAGGATGCCCTTTATCCGGGAGGCCGGTACCCCGGCGGAGATCATAGCGGAAGTTCTCAAGGACGGGGATAAGCTCCCCCGGCCCTTTGTGCCGCCCGGGGGTGCCATAACCGCCACCGACGGCACGGAAATACCATTTGAGGGCGGAAGTTTGAAGGCGTTCCATTTTCCGGGCCATGCCACCGGGCACCTTTGTTTTTATGACCCGGCGGGGAAAAGCCTTATTTCCGGGGACTTTTTGCTGCCCCGCATCACCCCCAACCCATTTCTGGAGCGCGATCCGGTTCACCCCGATCGCCGGGCACCCAGCCTGCGCCACTACCTGCAGGGGTTGGACAGGCTGACGTCCATGGACATAAGGCGGGTCTGGCCGGGGCACGGAGAAGTCATAGACGACTACCGGCAGGTGGTGGCCATGGTGCGGGAACACCACCAGGCCCGTTTCGACGCCCTGGTAGACCTGTTGGGCAAGTACGAGCCATGCAGCGCTTTTGAGCTTTCCCGGATCACCTATCCCGATTTGAAGGGGTTCAACATCTTTTTAGGACTTTCGGAAGTACAGGCCCACCTGGACGTACTGGTGGAAGAAGGCCGCGTGAAAGTAGAAAAGAAGGACGGCGTGGCGTATTATTTCCTCAGTAAATATTCAGTAAAACCGTTATGA
- the cbiQ gene encoding cobalt ECF transporter T component CbiQ, translating to MHRLDPRVKVVAVVGFVALSTMLTSRTALALAAGFLLVLTAAARLHLRQLVSRLLWLLPFAGIMIFLFPFIIPGEPFWRWEWGILTLTATREGWQHALMLSLRVFAAVLAVNFLMATTGLRRVLEALSFFRVPAVFIQLIEFSIRYIYVVGDELRRMKTARTARGFVPGRHLFHRHTFRTLGQTIAVLFIRSWERGERIYHAMLARGYSGENRKRALPPPGGWDLAWGAFILSVAIGLRLFELGGHIWLLSLK from the coding sequence ATGCACAGGCTGGATCCCCGGGTCAAGGTGGTGGCGGTGGTGGGCTTTGTTGCCCTGTCGACCATGCTTACCTCCCGGACAGCTCTGGCTCTGGCGGCGGGTTTTCTGCTGGTACTTACGGCAGCGGCCCGCCTGCACCTGCGTCAGCTGGTCAGTCGCCTGTTGTGGTTGCTGCCCTTTGCCGGCATAATGATTTTCCTGTTCCCCTTCATCATCCCGGGTGAGCCCTTCTGGCGCTGGGAGTGGGGAATACTAACCTTAACCGCTACCCGGGAAGGGTGGCAGCACGCCCTTATGCTTTCCCTGCGGGTTTTTGCTGCGGTTTTAGCCGTAAATTTCCTGATGGCTACAACCGGCCTGCGCCGTGTGCTGGAAGCGCTGTCCTTCTTTCGGGTACCGGCTGTGTTCATCCAGTTGATAGAGTTTAGCATCCGCTATATATATGTGGTGGGCGATGAGCTGCGGCGGATGAAAACCGCACGCACGGCCCGGGGGTTTGTGCCGGGCAGACATCTTTTCCACCGGCACACTTTTCGCACCCTGGGGCAAACCATAGCGGTCCTTTTTATCCGGTCCTGGGAACGGGGAGAGAGGATTTATCACGCGATGCTGGCCCGCGGTTATTCCGGGGAGAACCGCAAAAGGGCGCTTCCTCCTCCCGGAGGGTGGGATCTGGCGTGGGGTGCTTTCATCCTGTCCGTGGCCATAGGATTGCGTCTTTTTGAACTGGGGGGACATATTTGGCTTTTGTCATTGAAGTAG
- a CDS encoding MurT ligase domain-containing protein: MAFRLRLIIAILVAKAIMWLVRLLGRGKGSSLPGMVALKICPGILGCLARQASRGVVMVTGTNGKTTTNNMIARVVREAGYRVVVNAEGANLITGVTTAFLKAASLSGRVDCDYALLEVDEASFPRVTRQVYPNIVVITNFFRDQLDRYGELDKTISLIREALVQLPGTGLVLNADDPLVAPLATSTGKEAFYYGLGEHHQVASFSAAAREGRFCPHCGRELFYAYYHYSQLGNYRCPGCGFSRPLADVEGTEVSQGDHRITCRLRSPAGSHELVIPVPGLYNLYNGLAAFSAGLSLGVEPGVIIGALAGYTPATGRMERFLYRDKPVLLNLVKNPTGFNEGLGALLSLPGPVDVLIAINDNDADGRDISWLWDVDFEVLEEHHHRLNSLVCTGQRGAEMAVRLKYAGVPLDKVVVENMHRAVEHVLNGSGNTAYLLATYTALWPLERILSGYAKRESRVESLPSVS, from the coding sequence TTGGCTTTTCGCTTGCGTTTAATTATTGCCATCCTGGTTGCTAAGGCAATCATGTGGCTGGTTCGCTTGCTGGGACGGGGTAAAGGTTCCTCCCTGCCCGGTATGGTGGCCTTGAAAATCTGCCCCGGCATCCTGGGCTGCCTGGCCCGGCAGGCTTCCCGGGGGGTGGTCATGGTGACCGGCACCAACGGCAAGACCACCACCAACAACATGATTGCCCGGGTTGTCAGGGAGGCTGGTTACCGGGTGGTGGTTAACGCCGAGGGGGCCAACCTGATTACCGGCGTAACCACCGCTTTTTTAAAGGCCGCATCCCTCTCCGGGCGGGTGGACTGCGATTACGCCCTCCTGGAGGTGGACGAGGCCTCCTTTCCCCGGGTTACCCGCCAGGTATATCCAAACATCGTGGTGATCACCAACTTTTTCCGGGACCAACTGGATCGCTACGGGGAACTGGACAAAACCATATCCCTCATCCGTGAAGCTCTAGTTCAATTGCCGGGGACCGGGCTGGTATTAAATGCCGATGATCCCCTGGTAGCCCCTCTGGCTACCTCCACCGGTAAAGAGGCGTTTTATTATGGCCTGGGGGAACACCATCAGGTGGCTTCCTTTTCTGCCGCCGCCCGGGAGGGGCGCTTCTGCCCCCATTGCGGGCGGGAGCTCTTCTATGCCTACTATCACTACAGCCAGTTGGGTAATTACCGTTGTCCCGGCTGTGGCTTTTCCCGGCCTCTCGCCGATGTAGAGGGCACGGAAGTTTCCCAGGGAGATCACAGGATAACCTGCCGTCTGCGTTCGCCCGCCGGCTCCCATGAGCTGGTTATTCCCGTGCCCGGGTTGTATAACCTCTACAACGGCCTGGCGGCTTTTTCGGCCGGCCTTTCCCTGGGCGTGGAGCCGGGAGTGATAATTGGCGCCCTGGCGGGTTACACACCGGCCACCGGGCGTATGGAAAGGTTCCTTTACCGGGATAAGCCGGTGCTCTTAAACCTGGTCAAAAACCCCACCGGCTTTAACGAGGGGTTGGGAGCTTTGCTTTCCCTCCCCGGCCCGGTGGATGTGCTCATTGCCATCAATGATAACGATGCCGACGGGCGGGACATTTCCTGGCTGTGGGACGTGGATTTTGAGGTTCTGGAGGAACACCACCACCGCTTGAACTCCCTGGTCTGCACCGGGCAAAGGGGGGCGGAAATGGCCGTCAGGCTGAAATATGCCGGGGTGCCCCTTGACAAGGTTGTGGTCGAGAACATGCACCGGGCCGTAGAACACGTTTTGAATGGTTCCGGCAACACGGCCTATCTTTTGGCTACCTATACGGCCTTATGGCCCCTGGAAAGGATTTTGAGTGGTTATGCAAAAAGGGAAAGTCGTGTTGAAAGTCTGCCATCTGTATCCTGA
- a CDS encoding PDGLE domain-containing protein has protein sequence MNRKNLIWGLLVALAIAAFLSPFASPSPDGLERVAEDKGFLHLAEGKELIHALMPDYVFPGIASEGLATSLAGLVGTLLVFGAMYLVSLVFVRPKGNAGKGRS, from the coding sequence ATGAACAGAAAGAATTTAATATGGGGCCTTCTGGTTGCCCTGGCCATTGCCGCCTTTCTTTCTCCCTTTGCCTCTCCCAGCCCGGACGGGTTGGAGCGGGTGGCCGAGGATAAGGGATTCCTGCACCTGGCCGAGGGGAAAGAACTGATCCACGCCCTGATGCCCGACTACGTTTTTCCCGGCATTGCCAGCGAGGGCCTGGCCACTTCCCTGGCCGGCTTAGTGGGCACACTGCTTGTGTTTGGGGCCATGTATCTTGTGAGCCTGGTTTTTGTCCGGCCGAAGGGAAATGCCGGGAAGGGGCGTTCCTGA
- a CDS encoding type 1 glutamine amidotransferase — MLKVCHLYPDLLNLYGDRGNVMAYVRRCQWRGIEVEVHRINLGDPVDFREMDFLFLGGGSDREQNLMAKDLENRRELLQAAVEDGLVVLAICGGYQLLGKYYRTLEGHVIPGLGLLDFYTEAGRERMIGNVVVELEIEGENVRVTGFENHAGRTFLGQISPLGRVLVGYGNNGEDGTEGARYKNVFCSYLHGPLLPKNPRLTDHLISLALMRRGLPAELAPLDDRLERVAAEVMLKRLLE, encoded by the coding sequence GTGTTGAAAGTCTGCCATCTGTATCCTGACCTGTTAAATCTCTATGGTGACCGGGGTAACGTGATGGCCTATGTCCGCCGCTGCCAGTGGCGCGGGATTGAAGTGGAGGTGCACCGCATTAACCTGGGGGACCCGGTTGACTTCCGGGAAATGGATTTTCTTTTCCTGGGCGGGGGTTCCGACCGGGAACAAAACCTGATGGCCAAAGACCTGGAAAATCGCCGGGAGCTTTTGCAGGCGGCGGTGGAGGATGGGCTGGTGGTGCTGGCCATCTGCGGCGGCTACCAGTTGCTGGGCAAATATTACCGCACCCTGGAAGGCCACGTGATTCCCGGCCTGGGTCTTTTAGACTTTTATACGGAGGCCGGGCGGGAGAGAATGATTGGCAACGTGGTGGTAGAGCTGGAAATAGAAGGGGAGAACGTGCGGGTAACCGGTTTTGAAAACCACGCCGGCCGGACTTTCCTGGGCCAGATTTCCCCGCTGGGTCGGGTGCTGGTGGGTTACGGCAACAACGGGGAGGACGGCACCGAGGGGGCCCGTTACAAAAACGTCTTTTGCTCCTACCTCCACGGCCCCCTGCTGCCCAAGAACCCCCGGCTTACGGATCACCTCATCTCCCTGGCACTCATGCGCCGGGGTTTGCCCGCGGAACTTGCTCCCCTGGACGACCGTCTGGAAAGGGTGGCCGCTGAAGTAATGCTCAAGCGCCTTTTGGAGTAA
- a CDS encoding energy-coupling factor ABC transporter permease encodes MHIPDGFLDPKIWVGASVVSAGALATAVSKTRKVLEDRQVPALGVMGAFIFAAQMINFPVAGGTSGHLLGGALAAILLGPWSAGLILTTVLVIQMLFFYDGGLTALGANVLNMAVIAPWVAYGTYRLVGGLFKGNAGRTAATFLAAWLSVMAAALACSLEIAFSGTVPLAVVLPAMLGWHALIGIGEGLITVVVVSFVSRLWGLEQFGQKSYAGGEQL; translated from the coding sequence ATGCATATTCCCGACGGATTTTTGGATCCCAAGATCTGGGTGGGGGCCAGTGTGGTTAGTGCGGGAGCTCTCGCCACGGCAGTCTCAAAGACCAGGAAAGTGCTGGAGGACCGGCAGGTGCCGGCCCTGGGGGTGATGGGGGCCTTTATCTTTGCCGCCCAGATGATCAATTTCCCTGTAGCCGGCGGTACCTCGGGCCATCTTTTGGGGGGAGCCCTGGCGGCGATCTTGTTGGGCCCCTGGAGTGCCGGCTTGATTTTAACCACGGTACTGGTTATTCAAATGCTTTTCTTTTATGACGGCGGCCTGACCGCCCTGGGGGCCAACGTGTTGAATATGGCGGTAATTGCCCCGTGGGTGGCTTATGGTACTTACCGGCTGGTGGGCGGCCTGTTCAAGGGTAATGCCGGCCGCACTGCAGCTACCTTCCTGGCTGCCTGGCTGTCGGTAATGGCTGCGGCACTGGCATGCAGCCTGGAAATTGCCTTCTCCGGTACTGTACCCCTGGCAGTGGTCCTGCCGGCCATGCTGGGGTGGCACGCCCTGATCGGTATCGGCGAGGGTCTGATTACCGTGGTGGTGGTTTCCTTTGTTTCCCGGTTGTGGGGGTTGGAGCAGTTCGGGCAGAAGAGTTATGCGGGAGGTGAGCAATTATGA
- a CDS encoding RidA family protein, whose protein sequence is MEKEVVRTDRAPAAIGPYSQAIKAGGFVFVSGQIPIDPATGKVVEGDIKVQTRQVLNNLREVLAAAGTSLERVVKATVFITDMNDFPGLNEVYAEFFARSAPARSCAAVSRLPKDVLVEIEAIALL, encoded by the coding sequence ATGGAGAAGGAAGTAGTGCGTACCGACAGGGCTCCGGCCGCCATAGGGCCCTATTCCCAGGCCATTAAAGCCGGTGGATTTGTATTCGTCTCTGGCCAAATTCCCATCGACCCGGCCACAGGTAAGGTGGTGGAGGGGGATATTAAAGTTCAAACCAGGCAGGTGTTGAACAACTTAAGAGAAGTGCTGGCGGCGGCAGGCACTTCCCTGGAGCGGGTGGTGAAAGCTACCGTGTTTATCACCGATATGAATGACTTTCCCGGGCTAAACGAAGTGTACGCTGAATTTTTTGCCCGGAGTGCGCCCGCTCGCTCCTGTGCGGCCGTATCGCGCCTGCCTAAGGATGTGCTGGTGGAAATTGAAGCCATCGCCCTCCTGTAG
- a CDS encoding thiolase family protein: MRETVIVSAARTPFGKLGGVLAPLTAVQLGGMVIKEAVRRAGINGDQVDNVIMGQVLQGGCGQIPSRQATRLAGLPWEVPSETLNKVCASGLRAVTLGDQIIRAGDAHIIVAGGMESMSNAPYFVHARWGLRMGDTRFVDLMVHDGLWCAFYNRHMAIHGGEVAREY; encoded by the coding sequence GTGCGAGAAACGGTCATCGTCAGTGCAGCCAGAACGCCTTTTGGAAAGCTGGGCGGGGTTCTGGCACCTCTCACTGCCGTCCAGTTGGGGGGTATGGTGATTAAAGAAGCCGTCCGGCGGGCGGGCATCAACGGGGACCAGGTGGACAACGTGATCATGGGGCAGGTCCTGCAGGGCGGTTGCGGCCAGATTCCCTCCCGCCAGGCCACCCGGCTGGCGGGGTTACCCTGGGAAGTGCCCTCGGAAACCTTAAACAAGGTCTGCGCCTCCGGCCTGCGGGCGGTAACCCTGGGCGACCAGATCATCCGGGCCGGCGACGCCCACATCATCGTTGCCGGCGGCATGGAAAGCATGAGCAACGCGCCCTACTTTGTGCACGCCCGCTGGGGCCTGCGCATGGGTGACACCAGGTTTGTCGACCTGATGGTCCACGACGGCCTGTGGTGCGCCTTTTACAACCGGCACATGGCCATCCACGGCGGCGAAGTGGCCAGAGAATAC
- a CDS encoding ATP-binding cassette domain-containing protein, translated as MAFVIEVEDLHYTYRDGTRALQGLSLSIPEGSRVALLGPNGAGKSTLLLHLNGLYLPQRGKVRVMGREVNARTAREIKSRVGLVFQDPDDQVFSSTVGEDVAFGPVNMGLPAAEVERRVQEALAAVQMEAYRDKPPYHLSYGQKKRVAIAGVLAMGPEVIVLDEPMAYLDPQGKDTLLDILDRLHRRGATILVATHDVDMAAGWADRVIIIKNGRTLAQGDPSLLVREDIIRQASLRFPLVTQIFRSLPELQLKTVPYTVEQAAALLKDILAGHRV; from the coding sequence TTGGCTTTTGTCATTGAAGTAGAGGACCTGCACTATACCTACCGGGACGGCACCAGGGCCCTGCAGGGCCTTTCCCTTTCTATACCCGAAGGAAGCCGGGTGGCCCTTTTGGGACCCAATGGAGCGGGTAAGTCCACCCTCTTGCTGCATTTAAACGGCCTTTACCTGCCCCAGCGGGGAAAGGTGCGGGTCATGGGGCGGGAAGTCAACGCCCGTACGGCCAGGGAGATCAAGAGCCGGGTGGGCCTGGTGTTTCAGGATCCCGATGATCAGGTTTTTTCTTCCACCGTAGGGGAGGACGTGGCCTTTGGCCCGGTGAATATGGGCCTGCCCGCCGCAGAGGTCGAACGGCGGGTGCAGGAGGCCCTGGCGGCAGTGCAGATGGAAGCATACCGGGACAAACCGCCTTACCACCTTAGCTACGGCCAGAAAAAGCGGGTGGCCATTGCCGGGGTTCTGGCCATGGGGCCGGAAGTTATCGTCCTGGACGAGCCCATGGCCTACCTGGATCCTCAGGGCAAGGATACATTGCTGGATATTCTGGACCGGCTGCACCGCCGGGGTGCCACCATCCTGGTGGCCACCCACGACGTGGATATGGCGGCCGGCTGGGCGGACCGGGTGATTATCATAAAAAACGGCCGCACCCTGGCCCAGGGTGATCCGTCGCTGCTGGTCCGGGAGGATATAATCCGCCAGGCCAGCCTGCGTTTTCCCCTGGTGACGCAGATTTTTCGCTCCCTGCCCGAATTGCAGCTCAAAACCGTGCCCTATACAGTGGAACAGGCGGCAGCCTTGCTGAAAGATATTTTGGCAGGACACCGGGTTTAA
- a CDS encoding Uma2 family endonuclease: MSLGELKMTYREYLQLPVDKRYELIGGRLYMVPAPSVIHQMICGNLEFILRWHVQENKLGVILDAPIDVYLTEEDVVQPDIIFISQERRHIIGEANIRGGPDLVIEVLSPSTAAMDQTIKKELYRSHGVREVWYVHPVAQTIEVCTFTPEGEKKELYARHDEKPFVSTVLPGLRLDLNKVF, encoded by the coding sequence ATGTCCCTGGGTGAATTAAAAATGACTTACCGTGAATACCTCCAGTTACCCGTGGATAAGCGTTACGAACTAATTGGGGGGAGGCTTTATATGGTACCAGCGCCCAGCGTGATCCACCAGATGATATGCGGAAATCTGGAATTTATTTTGCGCTGGCATGTTCAGGAAAACAAATTGGGGGTCATTTTAGATGCTCCCATTGACGTTTACTTAACGGAGGAAGATGTGGTTCAGCCGGATATCATTTTCATCAGCCAGGAGCGCCGGCACATCATCGGTGAGGCCAATATAAGGGGTGGGCCCGATCTGGTGATTGAAGTTTTATCCCCTTCCACCGCGGCCATGGATCAAACCATTAAAAAAGAGCTCTACCGAAGCCACGGGGTGCGGGAAGTCTGGTATGTGCACCCGGTGGCCCAAACTATAGAAGTGTGCACCTTCACCCCGGAAGGAGAAAAAAAGGAGCTTTACGCCCGGCACGATGAAAAGCCTTTTGTTTCCACGGTGCTTCCCGGCCTGCGGCTGGATCTGAACAAGGTTTTTTAA